One genomic window of Rhodothermia bacterium includes the following:
- a CDS encoding molybdopterin-dependent oxidoreductase: MGNPDAIGHVTGRSLYLDDLPVMQETLSLLVMDSPVAHGKLTKLDVQKALELPGIVAIFTAKDVPGENQIGGILPDEPLFAEDEVHYQGQPILLIAAETEHEAETARKAISVEITPLPVVTDPREAYASGQLLSASRTFKMGNTEESFATCAHVFSGLAENGGQEHLYLETQGAYAYPTESGGVKVHSSTQGPTAVQRTVARVLGLSMNRVEVDVTRLGGGFGGKEDQASLWGALAALAAWKTGRAAKLVPHRMQDLRMTGKRHPYSSDYKIGLDKDLHILAYEATYFQNGGAAADLSPAILERTLFHATNCYAIPNVTATAHACKTNLPPNTAFRGFGGPQGMFVIEAAIHHAARELGVSAATIQEKNLVEDGYEMSYGQKLTAAKAKPTWKKASEKFDLHGLQDSIAQFNQAQHYQKKGLSIMPICFGISFTNTMMNQARALVHVYSDGSVSISTGAVEMGQGVNAKMMQVAAKTFGIPLERIRLETTNTGRVANTSPSAASATADLNGKAVSDACKQIRGRIITVLSELAGTNNVDIAEGKIWVNKAISDISWPQLVQTCHAKRINLSAKGHYATPEIHFDKTTEKGHPFAYHVYGTAITVAKVDCIRGTYTFDLVKLVHDAGSSMNPLVDLGQIEGGLVQGMGWMTMEEVVYDREGKLRSNALSTYKIPDIYAIPSTLEVDFLEEEGPELAIFKSKAVGEPPLMYGIGAYFAIYNAIAAFNPSAQPDYSAPMTPEKVLMALYANEKA, encoded by the coding sequence TTGGGCAATCCAGATGCTATCGGACACGTTACCGGTCGCTCCCTATATTTAGACGACCTTCCCGTGATGCAAGAAACCCTTTCCCTTTTGGTGATGGATTCACCGGTTGCACATGGTAAATTAACCAAGTTGGACGTCCAAAAAGCCTTGGAACTCCCCGGCATCGTGGCCATTTTCACCGCGAAAGACGTCCCCGGCGAAAACCAAATTGGTGGGATTTTGCCAGATGAACCGCTTTTTGCCGAGGATGAAGTGCATTATCAAGGCCAGCCCATTTTGCTCATTGCCGCCGAGACCGAGCATGAGGCAGAAACCGCACGAAAGGCCATCTCAGTTGAAATTACGCCTTTGCCCGTCGTTACGGATCCACGCGAGGCGTATGCAAGCGGGCAACTTCTTTCGGCCTCCCGTACCTTCAAAATGGGAAATACTGAAGAAAGTTTTGCAACATGTGCCCATGTTTTTTCTGGACTTGCAGAAAATGGCGGACAGGAGCACCTTTATTTAGAAACGCAAGGTGCTTATGCCTATCCTACGGAATCTGGCGGCGTCAAGGTACACTCTTCTACTCAAGGCCCTACGGCTGTTCAACGTACCGTTGCACGGGTTTTGGGTCTATCCATGAACCGTGTAGAGGTGGATGTGACCCGTTTGGGTGGTGGATTTGGCGGCAAAGAGGATCAAGCCTCGCTTTGGGGTGCATTGGCGGCCTTAGCCGCTTGGAAAACCGGACGAGCTGCAAAATTGGTTCCTCATCGTATGCAAGACTTGCGCATGACAGGTAAGCGACATCCCTATTCAAGCGATTACAAAATAGGTTTAGACAAAGACTTACATATTTTGGCATATGAGGCTACCTATTTTCAAAATGGTGGGGCAGCGGCGGATCTTTCCCCGGCTATTTTAGAACGCACCCTTTTCCATGCCACCAATTGTTATGCTATCCCCAACGTAACAGCAACCGCACATGCTTGCAAAACCAACCTCCCACCCAATACGGCGTTCCGAGGATTTGGCGGGCCACAAGGGATGTTTGTTATCGAGGCAGCCATTCACCATGCCGCGCGTGAACTTGGGGTCTCGGCAGCTACAATTCAAGAAAAAAACCTTGTCGAAGACGGCTATGAAATGTCGTATGGCCAAAAACTGACCGCCGCAAAAGCAAAACCCACATGGAAAAAAGCGTCAGAAAAATTCGACTTACACGGCTTGCAAGATTCGATTGCGCAGTTTAACCAAGCACAGCATTATCAAAAAAAGGGTCTTTCCATTATGCCCATTTGTTTTGGAATCTCGTTCACCAATACGATGATGAATCAAGCACGCGCATTGGTACATGTTTATTCCGATGGCAGTGTAAGTATTAGTACAGGTGCTGTTGAAATGGGTCAGGGCGTGAATGCAAAAATGATGCAAGTGGCGGCAAAGACATTCGGCATTCCATTAGAACGGATCCGTTTGGAAACCACCAATACCGGAAGGGTTGCGAATACCTCCCCTTCGGCAGCGAGTGCAACAGCGGATTTAAATGGCAAAGCCGTCTCGGATGCCTGTAAACAGATCCGAGGACGCATCATAACCGTATTGTCCGAACTTGCCGGAACCAATAATGTGGACATTGCAGAGGGAAAAATCTGGGTTAACAAGGCCATTTCAGATATTTCGTGGCCTCAATTGGTTCAAACCTGTCATGCCAAACGCATTAATCTAAGCGCAAAAGGCCACTACGCCACGCCAGAAATCCATTTTGATAAGACCACCGAAAAAGGCCATCCCTTTGCATATCATGTCTATGGAACCGCCATTACCGTGGCAAAAGTGGATTGTATTCGGGGCACATACACTTTCGACTTGGTTAAATTGGTGCATGATGCCGGATCAAGCATGAATCCCTTGGTGGACTTAGGCCAAATTGAAGGTGGGTTGGTGCAGGGTATGGGTTGGATGACGATGGAAGAAGTGGTATATGACCGAGAAGGAAAACTGCGCTCTAATGCCCTTTCAACGTATAAAATTCCAGACATCTATGCCATCCCCTCGACTTTAGAAGTGGACTTTTTGGAAGAAGAAGGTCCTGAATTGGCCATTTTCAAATCGAAGGCCGTAGGTGAACCTCCTCTTATGTACGGCATTGGGGCTTATTTTGCGATTTATAATGCCATTGCCGCCTTTAATCCCTCTGCTCAACCCGACTACTCGGCTCCGATGACGCCCGAAAAGGTACTTATGGCCCTTTACGCCAACGAAAAAGCATGA
- a CDS encoding nucleoside deaminase → MQEAIHLSVENVACGHGGPFGAVVVKDGRIIARGANSVTRLNDPTAHAEVMAIREACAVLNTFQLIGCEIYSSCEPCPMCLGAIYWARPDALYFANSKEDAAAIHFDDQFIYEELALPLEKRKLFTRQMLRDDALEAFKKWAESSAKIEY, encoded by the coding sequence ATGCAGGAAGCGATCCACCTATCGGTAGAGAATGTGGCGTGTGGTCATGGAGGCCCTTTTGGGGCGGTGGTGGTGAAAGACGGAAGAATTATCGCACGAGGGGCAAATAGTGTTACCCGCCTCAACGATCCAACTGCCCACGCCGAGGTGATGGCCATTCGGGAGGCATGTGCTGTTCTGAACACGTTTCAGCTTATTGGCTGCGAGATTTACAGCAGTTGCGAGCCATGTCCCATGTGTCTCGGTGCCATTTATTGGGCGAGGCCAGATGCCCTCTATTTCGCCAATAGCAAAGAAGACGCTGCCGCCATTCACTTTGATGACCAATTTATTTACGAAGAGTTAGCCCTGCCCTTAGAAAAAAGAAAGCTCTTTACCCGCCAAATGTTGCGCGATGACGCCCTTGAAGCGTTTAAAAAATGGGCCGAAAGTAGCGCTAAAATTGAATATTGA
- the allB gene encoding allantoinase AllB, with translation MKKRIGLYSRRCFVRGKLEEAIVFTAHGKITEVRKGRKIFPDEAVQDYGDAVMMPGVIDAHVHINEPGRTNWEGFETATKAASFGGTTFLVDMPLNSSPVTTDAKALALKLKAASNKSLVHCGFYGGLVPSNLSEIPALIEAGVLGIKTFLVHSGIDEFPNARLDDLDKIMPLLAKADLPLLVHCEIPDGTGGFSDYSDPHRYQHYLNSRPPSWEVNAIAAVIALCAKHNCKTHIVHVSASESLPLIEVAKKDGLPLTAETCAHYLYFSAEEIPDSEPIYKCAPPIRTQANNHKLIAALKTGVLDFITSDHSPAPAEVKSLESGNFKTAWGGISGLQSLLPASWTALKDEFSLEDFIPLLTEKPAKFIGLFPQKGVLQEGSDADFVVWQPEIPFILKQENLQYRHKFSPYLGKRFLGNIIATYVLGENVIHHRPNTLNKGTCILRKFKKS, from the coding sequence ATGAAAAAACGCATTGGTTTGTACAGCCGTCGCTGTTTTGTCCGTGGCAAATTGGAAGAAGCCATTGTATTTACAGCACATGGAAAAATCACAGAAGTCCGAAAAGGGCGAAAAATATTCCCCGACGAAGCCGTTCAGGACTATGGAGATGCTGTGATGATGCCGGGCGTAATTGATGCACATGTTCACATCAATGAACCGGGACGCACAAATTGGGAAGGCTTCGAGACCGCAACCAAAGCGGCAAGTTTTGGGGGGACTACCTTTTTGGTGGACATGCCCCTAAATTCAAGTCCGGTTACAACGGATGCAAAAGCACTTGCATTAAAGCTAAAAGCCGCCTCCAACAAATCCTTGGTGCATTGTGGATTTTATGGAGGTTTGGTTCCAAGCAACCTATCCGAAATTCCAGCCCTTATAGAAGCGGGTGTTCTTGGCATTAAAACATTTTTGGTACATTCGGGAATAGATGAGTTTCCGAATGCGCGATTAGATGACCTCGACAAAATAATGCCCTTGCTTGCAAAAGCCGATCTCCCCCTTTTGGTGCATTGCGAAATTCCAGATGGGACTGGCGGTTTTTCGGACTATTCAGATCCTCACCGCTACCAGCATTACCTCAATAGCCGTCCTCCTTCTTGGGAGGTTAATGCGATTGCGGCAGTTATTGCGCTTTGTGCCAAACATAACTGTAAAACCCATATTGTACACGTCTCCGCATCGGAATCGCTGCCTCTCATCGAGGTTGCAAAAAAGGACGGATTACCCTTAACCGCCGAGACTTGTGCGCATTACCTTTATTTTTCTGCGGAAGAAATCCCAGACAGCGAACCGATTTATAAATGTGCCCCACCCATTCGGACACAAGCCAATAACCACAAATTAATAGCCGCCCTTAAGACTGGTGTTTTGGATTTTATCACATCAGATCATTCGCCAGCACCAGCAGAAGTAAAATCACTTGAAAGTGGGAATTTTAAGACGGCTTGGGGTGGTATTTCTGGTTTACAATCGCTACTTCCCGCTAGTTGGACAGCTTTAAAAGACGAATTTTCGTTGGAAGACTTCATCCCATTACTCACTGAAAAACCAGCAAAGTTTATTGGCCTATTCCCGCAAAAGGGTGTTCTCCAAGAAGGATCAGATGCAGATTTTGTGGTCTGGCAACCTGAAATCCCCTTTATCCTAAAGCAAGAAAATTTACAATATCGTCACAAATTCTCTCCCTATTTAGGCAAGCGTTTTTTGGGAAATATCATTGCCACTTATGTATTAGGAGAAAATGTCATTCATCACCGCCCAAACACCCTAAACAAAGGAACATGCATCCTAAGAAAATTCAAGAAATCATAA
- a CDS encoding urate hydroxylase PuuD has translation MALAAVIYSGYRLALGSPWEAHLFEWMNLVLRLMHFTFGIAWIGASFYFVFLENALNRTENVREELAGNLWAVHGGGFYYLEKFKVAPTEIPKKLHWFKYEAYFTWLSGFSLLFVVYYFNAKSMLIDPQIMDIQPITAIAIGVVSLIVGWVVYDGLCRTPLVQNNLLFGLVFLVISVVFAFFYTQVFSPRAAFIHFGAFLGTIMAANVFFVIIPSQKALVAAAKNGEAPDGQLGKKAGLRSLHNNYFTLPVLFVMISNHFPTTFGHAYPWLILLGMSVGLAGVKHYLNVLEKHQYNVWILPASVVLLLGIAFITGPKASSNSASCTPVPYEQVHSIVQTRCQTCHSSNPTDDVFKVAPNGVLFETSAHLINAKDKILQRVILTESMPLLNKTKMTKAERETLRCWIEQGAKSN, from the coding sequence ATGGCCTTGGCCGCCGTTATTTATTCGGGCTATCGTCTTGCCTTAGGAAGCCCTTGGGAAGCCCATCTTTTTGAGTGGATGAATTTAGTCCTCCGACTGATGCACTTTACCTTTGGAATTGCATGGATTGGGGCTTCTTTCTATTTTGTTTTTTTGGAAAATGCCTTAAATAGAACCGAAAATGTACGCGAGGAATTGGCAGGAAATCTTTGGGCTGTGCATGGTGGTGGATTCTATTATTTAGAAAAATTTAAGGTTGCCCCAACCGAAATTCCAAAGAAATTACATTGGTTTAAGTATGAGGCTTATTTTACTTGGTTGTCTGGCTTTAGCCTTTTATTTGTGGTTTACTATTTCAATGCGAAATCCATGTTAATAGACCCGCAAATTATGGATATACAACCGATTACAGCCATTGCAATAGGTGTTGTCTCTCTTATTGTTGGATGGGTTGTTTATGATGGGTTATGTAGAACACCATTGGTACAAAATAATCTTTTATTTGGCCTTGTTTTTTTGGTAATATCCGTTGTTTTTGCCTTTTTCTATACGCAAGTTTTTAGCCCACGTGCGGCATTTATTCATTTTGGTGCATTCCTCGGAACTATTATGGCTGCCAATGTTTTTTTTGTAATTATCCCGTCACAGAAAGCCTTGGTGGCCGCAGCGAAAAATGGGGAAGCCCCAGATGGTCAATTGGGTAAGAAGGCAGGATTGCGCTCCTTGCACAACAATTATTTTACGCTGCCAGTCCTTTTTGTAATGATCAGCAATCACTTCCCAACGACCTTTGGCCACGCATATCCTTGGCTCATACTCTTGGGAATGTCGGTGGGTTTAGCAGGGGTTAAACACTACCTAAATGTCTTGGAAAAACACCAATACAATGTCTGGATTTTGCCCGCTTCGGTTGTTTTATTATTGGGCATTGCCTTCATCACAGGCCCAAAAGCATCGTCAAATTCAGCAAGTTGTACCCCTGTGCCTTACGAGCAAGTACACAGCATTGTCCAAACCCGATGCCAAACGTGCCATTCCTCTAATCCTACCGACGACGTGTTTAAAGTTGCCCCCAATGGCGTCTTATTTGAAACCTCGGCACACCTGATAAACGCCAAAGACAAAATTCTACAACGGGTAATCCTTACCGAATCCATGCCTTTACTCAATAAAACCAAGATGACCAAAGCCGAAAGAGAAACTCTGCGTTGCTGGATAGAACAAGGTGCAAAATCTAATTAA
- the alc gene encoding allantoicase, which produces MKEAPDFTKKTYLAAEAMGGKVLFATDEFFAEKENLIKPGRGVFIEDKYTERGKWMDGWESRRRRTPGHDYAVIQLATDGIVAGFDIDTNHFTGNHPPFASVEGILLEPDHNIKNWDDPSLRWEVLLPRLPLDPGSHNYYVCHNAAPVNHVRLHIFPDGGIARFRVYGDVQKDWSVVSKNAKIDLVAALNGGHALMCNDMYFSDMRNLILPQKGINMGDGWETKRSRTPNHHDWVILRLGHKGILQEVLVDTAHFKGNYPDYCTLEGCFAEDDEAVLRDDVEWKALMPPLKLHADDEHKVCLSPHLSPVSHVRFSIYPDGGVSRLRLFGHIV; this is translated from the coding sequence ATAAAAGAAGCCCCCGATTTCACCAAAAAAACCTATTTGGCCGCCGAAGCAATGGGCGGAAAAGTATTGTTTGCCACCGATGAATTTTTCGCCGAAAAAGAAAACCTAATTAAGCCCGGAAGAGGTGTTTTTATCGAGGATAAATATACCGAACGTGGCAAATGGATGGATGGATGGGAGTCTCGGAGGCGCAGAACGCCCGGCCACGATTATGCCGTGATCCAATTGGCAACCGATGGCATCGTCGCTGGTTTCGACATAGACACCAACCACTTTACAGGGAATCATCCTCCATTTGCATCGGTCGAAGGGATCCTTTTGGAGCCAGACCATAACATCAAAAACTGGGATGACCCATCCTTACGTTGGGAAGTCTTGCTCCCACGCCTTCCTCTTGATCCCGGAAGCCACAACTATTATGTATGCCACAATGCCGCTCCGGTAAATCATGTGCGCCTACACATTTTTCCAGATGGAGGAATTGCCCGTTTTCGGGTGTATGGCGATGTTCAAAAAGACTGGTCTGTGGTATCTAAAAATGCCAAAATAGACTTGGTCGCCGCCTTAAATGGTGGACATGCACTTATGTGTAACGACATGTATTTTAGCGATATGCGTAACCTAATCTTGCCACAAAAAGGCATCAATATGGGGGATGGCTGGGAAACCAAACGTAGCCGAACCCCTAACCACCATGATTGGGTGATCTTGCGACTTGGGCATAAAGGCATTTTACAAGAAGTACTCGTGGATACTGCACATTTTAAAGGCAATTACCCCGATTATTGCACTTTAGAGGGTTGTTTTGCTGAGGACGATGAAGCCGTTTTGCGCGATGACGTGGAATGGAAGGCACTTATGCCGCCCCTCAAACTCCATGCCGATGATGAGCACAAGGTCTGCCTTTCGCCACACTTGTCGCCTGTCTCGCATGTACGATTTTCAATTTATCCAGATGGCGGTGTAAGCCGTCTTCGGTTGTTTGGCCATATTGTTTAA
- a CDS encoding FAD binding domain-containing protein translates to MISFLLNHQLIHTDHPAGSTLLDFVRYHKRLTGTKIGCREGDCGACTLLVGDFEDGKLVYRSVTSCIMPLGNVNGRHVVTVEGINVEGLSPVQAAMVATNGTQCGFCTVGFVMSLTGFMMSAHKPTVEEAITAIDGNICRCTGYKSIERAVASITETVLTLNEEDRLVEMAEKGYLPLYFAQIKTRLMALQMELAEKYRGIPEDHNVVLGGGTDLLVQRPENVRESKPRLVAREMDLQGIWMENGRCYLGASTTATQIATSEVMKKYLPSLPKVIRLVSSTQIRNKATLAGNIVNASPIGDFSIFFMGLDADVHLSTRSGRARTVPLRDFYIGYKQLAKRPEEHLTAISFRPPSPHTHVNFEKVCKRTHLDIASVNSACSIQTDESGKITKIHLSAGGVAPYPKYLSETCQFLTGKIVDEALFVAANEILQKEIAPISDVRGTAEYKRLLARQLFFAHFQAAFPEIRFV, encoded by the coding sequence ATGATTTCATTCCTCCTAAACCATCAGTTGATCCATACGGATCATCCGGCGGGTAGCACCCTTTTAGATTTTGTTCGATACCACAAACGGTTGACTGGTACAAAAATTGGATGTCGGGAAGGGGACTGCGGCGCTTGTACCCTCTTGGTTGGCGATTTTGAGGACGGCAAATTGGTGTATCGGAGCGTAACTTCTTGTATTATGCCGCTTGGCAACGTGAATGGACGCCATGTTGTCACCGTCGAGGGCATTAATGTGGAAGGGCTAAGCCCCGTACAAGCGGCAATGGTGGCGACAAATGGTACCCAATGCGGCTTTTGTACCGTTGGATTTGTGATGTCGTTAACGGGCTTTATGATGTCCGCCCACAAGCCAACCGTAGAAGAAGCCATAACCGCGATTGATGGAAATATTTGCCGTTGCACGGGTTATAAGTCCATTGAAAGAGCCGTGGCGTCAATCACCGAGACGGTTTTAACGTTAAACGAAGAGGATCGTTTGGTCGAAATGGCCGAAAAAGGGTATCTTCCGCTCTATTTTGCCCAGATCAAGACTAGGCTTATGGCCTTGCAGATGGAATTGGCGGAAAAATACAGGGGCATTCCGGAGGATCATAATGTTGTTTTGGGTGGTGGAACGGACTTGTTGGTTCAACGTCCCGAAAATGTACGGGAGAGCAAACCCCGTTTGGTGGCAAGGGAGATGGATTTGCAAGGCATTTGGATGGAAAATGGACGTTGTTATTTGGGCGCTTCGACCACAGCTACGCAAATTGCCACATCCGAGGTCATGAAGAAGTATTTGCCCAGTCTTCCAAAAGTCATCCGTTTGGTCTCTTCCACTCAAATCAGAAACAAAGCAACCTTGGCCGGCAATATCGTAAATGCCTCTCCAATTGGTGATTTCAGCATTTTCTTCATGGGTCTTGATGCTGATGTACACCTTTCTACCCGATCAGGACGCGCCAGAACCGTTCCGCTTCGTGATTTTTACATTGGTTATAAACAATTGGCCAAGCGGCCCGAAGAACACCTAACGGCCATCTCGTTCCGGCCTCCGTCACCTCATACCCATGTAAACTTTGAGAAAGTTTGCAAGAGAACGCATTTAGACATCGCCAGTGTCAACTCCGCCTGTTCTATCCAAACGGACGAATCCGGAAAAATCACCAAAATTCATCTTTCTGCGGGTGGTGTTGCGCCATACCCCAAATACCTTAGTGAAACTTGCCAGTTTTTGACCGGAAAAATAGTGGACGAAGCCCTTTTCGTGGCTGCAAACGAGATCTTGCAAAAGGAAATTGCGCCCATTAGCGATGTACGAGGCACTGCGGAATACAAGCGTCTCCTTGCACGACAACTGTTTTTTGCCCATTTTCAAGCCGCTTTTCCCGAAATTCGATTTGTTTAG
- a CDS encoding phosphoenolpyruvate kinase yields the protein MLKLTIANDQKEKLFSALSTANLAFQQKYPGDRPDRQPVHTVYGGANLFRSNTIPVLGKRALEIMETYAPDFLTFGRIFGLEGIALIPENVVGSDLEAQLKPLSARERRAHPAGLAYEVYHKVHKKLNGEAIEDFRVDFEDGYGNRSNEEEDLTAIFTAKEMARGMMENTLSPFIGIRIKPFTEEMKERGLRTLDIFLTTLVQETEGKLPDHFVVMLPKVTIPEQVSTLVGFFEALETALGLAPQTLKMEMMVETTQSIMDDEGINPLFRFIRASKGRCIATHFGTYDYTASCSITARYQEMDHPVCDFAHHMTKVALAHTGIWLSDGATNTMPIGPHRGEDLTEAELNENRAVVHRAWRKGYNHIRHSLWNGFYQGWDLNPAQLPMRYAAVFAFFMESYDDAVARLRTFVEKAARATLIGDVFDDAATGQGLLNYFLRALNSGAITEEEVLETGLTLDEIRGRSFKAILEKRRIERS from the coding sequence ATGCTTAAATTGACTATAGCAAACGATCAAAAGGAGAAACTTTTTAGTGCGCTTAGCACCGCAAATCTTGCTTTCCAGCAAAAATATCCGGGAGATCGGCCTGACCGTCAACCCGTGCATACGGTTTATGGCGGCGCAAATTTATTCCGTAGCAACACCATTCCAGTCTTGGGCAAACGGGCTTTGGAAATCATGGAGACCTACGCGCCCGACTTTTTGACGTTTGGGCGCATTTTTGGCTTAGAAGGAATTGCGTTGATTCCCGAAAACGTCGTAGGATCGGACTTGGAAGCCCAACTTAAACCGCTTTCGGCACGCGAACGAAGGGCGCATCCAGCCGGTTTGGCGTATGAAGTCTATCATAAGGTACACAAAAAATTAAACGGTGAAGCGATCGAGGACTTCCGCGTTGACTTTGAAGACGGTTATGGCAACCGATCAAATGAAGAAGAAGACCTAACCGCCATTTTTACCGCCAAGGAAATGGCACGCGGTATGATGGAAAACACGCTTTCGCCTTTCATTGGGATTCGGATCAAGCCTTTCACCGAAGAAATGAAAGAACGCGGCTTGAGAACATTGGATATTTTTCTGACCACACTTGTCCAAGAAACAGAGGGAAAACTTCCCGATCATTTTGTAGTGATGTTGCCCAAAGTGACGATCCCAGAACAAGTAAGCACCCTTGTTGGTTTCTTTGAGGCTTTAGAAACGGCACTGGGCTTGGCGCCACAAACGCTAAAAATGGAAATGATGGTCGAGACAACCCAGTCCATTATGGATGATGAAGGTATAAACCCCCTTTTCAGGTTTATCCGCGCCAGTAAAGGTCGCTGTATTGCCACCCATTTTGGGACCTATGATTATACGGCCTCATGTAGCATCACTGCTCGTTACCAAGAAATGGATCATCCCGTCTGTGATTTTGCACACCACATGACCAAAGTCGCACTTGCGCATACAGGTATCTGGCTTTCCGACGGCGCTACAAACACCATGCCCATTGGCCCACATCGCGGCGAAGACCTGACCGAAGCAGAACTCAACGAAAATAGGGCGGTTGTGCACCGTGCTTGGCGCAAAGGCTATAACCACATCCGGCATTCCCTTTGGAACGGATTTTATCAGGGATGGGATCTTAATCCGGCACAGTTGCCCATGCGGTATGCGGCGGTATTTGCGTTCTTTATGGAAAGCTACGATGATGCAGTGGCGCGACTCCGTACATTCGTCGAAAAAGCCGCGCGCGCTACGCTCATAGGTGATGTGTTTGATGATGCCGCAACCGGGCAAGGGCTGCTCAACTATTTCTTGCGTGCCTTGAACAGTGGCGCGATTACCGAAGAAGAGGTTTTAGAAACCGGACTCACTTTGGATGAAATTCGTGGACGCTCGTTCAAAGCGATTCTTGAAAAAAGACGCATAGAGCGGTCTTAA